The proteins below are encoded in one region of Juglans microcarpa x Juglans regia isolate MS1-56 chromosome 4D, Jm3101_v1.0, whole genome shotgun sequence:
- the LOC121259663 gene encoding serine hydroxymethyltransferase, mitochondrial-like, giving the protein MAMAAAMALRRVSFSIKHPIRPFVNHMSSLPNEAVQEKEKGRATWIKQLNDPLEAIDPEIADIIEHEKARQWKGLELIPSENFTSLSVMQAVGSVMTNKYSEGYPGARYYGGNEYIDMAESLCQKRALEAFHLDPAKWGVNVQSLSGSPSNFQVYTALLKPHERIMALDLPHGGHLSHGYQTDTKKISAVSIFFETMPYRLNESTGYIDYDQLEKSATLFRPKLIVAGASAYARLYDYGRIRKVCDKQKAVLLADIAHISGLVAAGVIPSPFDYADVVTTTTHKSLRGPRGAMIFFRKGLKEINKQGKEVLYDYEDKINQAVFPGLQGGPHNHTIAGLAVALKQATTAEFKAYQEQVLCNCSQFSQSLLEKGYELVSGGTDNHLVLVNLRNQGIDGSRVEKVLESVHIAANKNTVPGDISAMVPGGIRMGTPALTSRGFVEEDFAKVADFFDAAVKLALKIKADSKGTRLKDFVTTMQSDAHIQSEIAKLRHEVEEYAKKFPTIGFEKETMRYKD; this is encoded by the exons ATGGCAATGGCGGCGGCAATGGCTCTTCGAAGAGTCTCCTTCTCCATTAAACACCCTATTCGACCGTTCGTCAATCACATG TCCTCTTTGCCCAATGAGGCAGtacaggaaaaggaaaagggtCGTGCTACT TGGATCAAACAATTGAATGATCCGTTGGAGGCCATCGATCCGGAAATTGCTGACATCATCGAGCACGAGAAAGCTCGGCAATGGAAG GGGCTTGAGCTCATACCTTCGGAGAATTTCACGTCGTTGTCAGTGATGCAAGCTGTTGGATCTGTAATGACCAACAAATACAGCGAAGGGTATCCTGGAGCTAGATACTACGGAGGAAACGA GTATATTGACATGGCTGAGTCCTTATGTCAAAAACGTGCGCTAGAAGCTTTTCATCTGGATCCTGCAAAATGGGGAG TCAATGTGCAATCACTATCCGGATCCCCTTCTAACTTTCAAGTTTATACTGCATTGTTGAAACCTCATGAGAGAATCATGGCTCTTGATCTACCTCATGGTGGGCATCTTTCCCATGGATATCAG ACTGACACAAAGAAGATATCTGCTGTGTCTATATTCTTTGAGACAATGCCATACAGATTGAATGAGAGCACTGGTTATATTGACTATGACCAG TTGGAGAAAAGTGCAACACTTTTTAGACCAAAACTAATAGTTGCTGGTGCGAGTGCTTATGCACGCCTTTACGATTATGGACGCATCCGCAAG GTATGCGACAAGCAGAAAGCAGTTCTGCTAGCTGATATTGCACATATCAGTGGATTGGTTGCAGCCGGTGTCATTCCATCTCCTTTTGACTATGCAGATGTTGTGACAACAACAACGCACAAGTCCCTTCGTGGCCCACGTGGTGCTATGATATTCTTTAGGAAGGGGTTGAAAGAGATTAACAAACAAGGGAAAGAA GTGTTGTATGATTATGAAGACAAAATCAATCAGGCTGTCTTTCCTGGACTTCAAGGTGGTCCACACAATCATACCATAGCTGGTTTAGCAGTTGCATTGAAGCAG GCCACAACTGCAGAGTTCAAGGCTTATCAAGAGCAAGTTCTTTGTAATTGCTCACAATTTTCACAG AGTTTGTTAGAGAAGGGCTATGAGCTTGTCTCTGGTGGAACTGACAACCATTTAGTGTTGGTGAATTTGAGAAACCAG GGCATTGATGGGTCAAGAGTAGAAAAGGTTTTGGAATCAGTTCATATTGCAGCCAATAAAAATACTGTTCCTGGGGACATTTCTGCCATGGTTCCTGGCGGCATTCGCATGG GAACCCCAGCTCTCACATCTAGAGGGTTTGTTGAGGAGGATTTTGCAAAAGTAGCTGACTTCTTTGATGCAGCCGTGAAGTTGGCCTTGAAAATCAAGGCTGATTCTAAAG GAACAAGGTTGAAGGATTTTGTGACGACCATGCAATCAGATGCGCACATTCAATCTGAGATTGCAAAGCTCCGGCATGAGGTCGAGGAGTATGCTAAGAAATTCCCAACTAttggttttgagaaagaaacaaTGAGATACAAGGACTGA
- the LOC121259667 gene encoding CBL-interacting serine/threonine-protein kinase 8 isoform X2 — MKLVRHPYVVRLHEVLASRTKIYIILEYITGGELFDKIVRHGRLSEAESRRYFQQLIDGVDFCHSKGVYHRDLKPENLLLDSQENIKISDFGLSALPEQGVSLLRTTCGTPNYVAPEVLSHKGYDGAVADVWSCGVILYVLMAGYLPFDELDLTTLYSKIEKAEFSCPSWFPVGAKSLIHRILDPNPQTRITIEQIRNDEWFKKCYVPVRLLEYEDVNLDDLNAVFDDCEEQRDNEQCRNEDMSPLILNAFDLIILSQGLNLASLFDRDQDSTKHQTRFLSQKPAKVVLSSMEVVAQSMGFKTHIRNFKMRVEGLSSKHQSHFSVILEIFEVAPTFLMVDIQKAAGDAVEYLQFYKNFRSNLEDIIWKPPIDSSKSRITKAKGKKR; from the exons GTTCTAGCAAGCCGTACTAAGATTTATATAATCTTGGAGTACATTACAGGTGGTGAATTGTTTGATAAAATA GTTCGTCATGGACGTCTTAGTGAAGCCGAATCCCGTAGGTACTTTCAGCAGCTCATCGATGGCGTGGATTTTTGCCACAGCAAGGGAGTCTACCATAGAGACTTGAAG CCTGAAAATCTTTTACTAGATTcccaagaaaatataaagatatcaGACTTTGGTCTGAGTGCGTTGCCTGAACAA GGAGTTAGCCTCCTTCGGACAACATGCGGGACTCCCAACTATGTAGCACCTGag gtTCTCAGTCACAAGGGTTATGATGGTGCTGTGGCGGATGTTTGGTCCTGTGGGGTCATCCTTTATGTTCTGATGGCAGGATACCTTCCCTTTGATGAGCTTGATCTCACCACGCTATATAGTAAG ATTGAGAAAGCAGAGTTTTCATGTCCATCTTGGTTTCCTGTTGGAGCAAAATCCTTGATTCATAGAATTTTAGACCCAAATCCTCAAACT CGTATTACTATTGAACAGATCAGGAATGATGAATGGTTTAAGAAGTGCTATGTTCCTGTCAGACTTCTTGAGTATGAAGATGTAAACCTTGATGATCTAAATGCTGTTTTTGATGATTGCGAG GAACAAAGGGATAATGAGCAATGCAGGAATGAGGACATGAGTCCTTTGATTCTTAATGCATTTGACTTGATAATTCTATCTCAAGGATTAAACCTTGCATCGCTGTTTGATCGTGACCAG GACTCTACAAAGCATCAGACACGCTTTCTTTCACAGAAGCCCGCAAAGGTCGTTTTATCGAGTATGGAAGTTGTTGCACAATCAATGGGGTTTAAGACTCACATACGCAACTTTAAG ATGAGAGTGGAAGGTTTGTCGTCAAAGCACCAGAGTCATTTCTCAGTTATTCTGGAA ATTTTTGAGGTTGCTCCGACATTTTTAATGGTTGATATTCAGAAAGCAGCTGGAGATGCTGTTGAATATCTCCAG TTCTACAAGAACTTTCGTAGCAATCTTGAGGATATCATTTGGAAACCACCTATTGATTCAAGCAAATCAAGGATCACCAAGGCAAAGGGCAAGAAGCGTTGA